Genomic DNA from Fundidesulfovibrio soli:
CCATCGACCCCTTCGAGCTCGAAGCCCTGGGCGAGGACGTGGCCGCCTGGCTCTCCGGCAACTCCCTGCAGGGCTGGGAGGAGCTGGTGGGCCCCGTGACCCGCGACCTGACCTTCCGCTTCTACCTTGAGCCGGAGTCCCCGCTGGCGGCCATCATCAAGGACTACGCCGCCTCCCGCTGGCCCGCCGCCACGGTGAGCATGGAGTCCCTGGAGCAGCAGGACTGGTCCGCCGCCTGGCGCGAATTCTTCACGCCCATCGACATCGGCGGGCGCTTCGAGGTCGTGCCGCCCTGGCTGGCCGACGCCGATCACCACGGCCTTGAGCCCATCATCATCGAGCCCAAGATGGCCTTCGGCACCGGCCACCACGCCACCACGGCCCTGTGCCTGGGCGGCATCGCCGACATGGTGGCCAAGGGCCGCGTCAAGCCCGGCGACACCTTCCTGGACCTGGGCACCGGCTCCGGCATCCTGGCCATCGGCCTTGCCAAGCTCGGCTGCAAGGGCATCGGCGCGGACATCGACCCCCAGGCCGTGCTCTGCGCCGCCGAGAACCTGGAGCTGAACAAGCTGCCCGCCTCGGGTGAGCCGGACGCCCCCATCCGCCTGGTGGTGGGGGGGCTCGAAGCCCTGGCCCCGGACGCCGTGTTCGACTGCATCGTGGCCAACATCCTGGCCCAGCCGCTCATCGACATGGCCCCCTACCTGCTCAAGCACTTGAAGCCCGGCGGCGCGCTGGTGCTCTCCGGCCTGCTGACCACCCAGGCCCCGGCCGTGGCCCTGGCCTACACCCGCCTGGGCATGCCCGAGCCCCTGCGCAAGGACGAGGGGGAATGGAGCGGGTTGTTCTGGGTGTAGATGGCATCGCTTTAGTCTGACTCCGGACGGGCGGGAGCCTCCCTCCCGTCCGGACCGGATCACCAGGACGGCCGTCAGTTGCGAAGGCGTCCTAGCCGCATCCCGACCGCTGCCGATCATGATTTCTCCACCCTGCTCCCCTTCCATGTTGCATGCGCCTCCTGTTGACTCGCACCTGAAACGGCACTAGTTTTAATGCCAAATTGCGCACCGAAACAGGAGCCTTCCGCATGGAGACCATCTACTCCAACAAGACCGTGAGCGTCACCGAGCTCAAGCGCAACCTCAGCGCAATCCTGAGCGAGGCCGGTGATGACCCCGTAGCCGTGCTCAACCACAACAGGCCGGAGGCCTACCTGCTCTCCGCCGCGTACTATGAGAAGCTCCTGGAGCGCCTGGAGGACCTGGAGGACGCGCGCCTGGTCCGGGAACGCTCGGACGGCCCTTTCGTGGAAGTGGATATAGATGGCCTATAAGCTGCGCTTCCATGAGCTTGCCTTGAAGGAGTGGAACAAGCTGGACGCGACCCTGCGCGAACAGTTCAAGAAGAAGCTGCGGGAGCGGCTGGAGAATCCGCGCGTGCCCGCCTCGGCGCTACGCGGTATGCCGGACTGCTATAAGATCAAGCTGCGTACGGCGGGGTACCGCCTGGTTTACCGCGTCGAGGATGACGTCGTCTTCGTGACCGTGGTCGCGGTGGGCAGGCGCGACAACATGCGTGTGTACGGCAAATCGCTGGACCGCCTGCCCAAGTGATACGGGAGGAGTCGCCTCCGGCGGCCAAAGGGGCTTCGCCTCTCTGGACTCCCACACGGTTTCGCATTCACACCGTTTGCGCTTTTCCTCTGACGCCATGAGACGCGCCGCCTCCTGGTGTTGCCGCCCCGGCGCGGCGCGGGCCGATGTTCTTCAAATACATCGGACTGCGCCGCGCCGGGGCGGCAACGCCGGGAGGCTCCAACCGGCTCAGCCCCCTGCCCGCACTCGCCCCCGGTTCCCTCCCGGTGCCTCGCTATCATTTCCGACCGTTCTTGCGCGCAGCTCCCGCAAAGCCGTATGAGCAACCCTACTCATCCTGTTACCAAGGGAGACACCCCATGAACGTACTGGCCATCAACGGCAGCCCGCGCAAAAAGTGGAACACCGCCACCCTGCTGGAAAACGCCCTGGAAGGGGCCAAGAGCGCGGGCGCGGCCTGTGAGCTGGCGCACCTCTACGACATCGACTTCAAGGGCTGCATCAGCTGCTTCGAGTGCAAGAAGATCGGCGGCAAGAGCTACGGCCGCTGCATCGTGCAGGACGGCCTGACCCCAGTGCTGGAAAAGGCCGCCGCGGCAGACGCCCTCATCGTGGGCAGCCCCGTCTACTTCGGGGCCGAGTCCGGCGAGACGCGCTCCTTCCTGGAGCGGCTCATGTTCCCCTTCACCACCTACACCCCGGGGTACGCCTCCATCTTCCCCGGCAAGCTGGCCACCGCCCTGGTCTACACCATGAACGTCAAAGAGGAGATGCTCGAGCAACTCGCCTACGACAAGTTCATGGGCCGGATGCAGGCCACCATGAACCGCATCTTCGGCTCCTGCGAGGTGCTCCTGGCCACGGACACCTACCAGTTCAAGGACTACGGCAAGTACCTCTCCTCCGTGTGGGACCCGGTGGCCAAGGCCAAGCGGCGCGAGGAGGTCTTCCCGCGGGACTGCGCCAAGGCCTACGAGTTGGGGAAGCGCCTCGCCACGGGAACAGCGGGCTGAGGCGGTCCGGCAAGTGAGGTGAATTTCCGCCGGGGAGCGGGCCGGAAGGCGCGGCCCCCGGCGGTTCCGAAGAAACGGCCCGGCCTGGCGGCGCATCCCGATTTACAAACATCCCAAAGCGGTTTACAGCGCGCAGGCAAGGCCTTTTCATCTCACCCACAAAGGATCATCCGACATGCATCTGAACAAACGAGTGCTCGTAACCGGCGGCGCGGGATTCCTTGGTTCCCACCTGTGTGAACGTCTGCTCGCCGAGGGCTGCGAAGTCATCTGCCTGGACAACTACTTCACGGGCTCCAAGCTGAACATCCAGCACCTCATGGATAATGCCAACTTCGAGCTCCTCCGCCACGACGTCACCTTCCCGCTCTTCATCGAAGTGGACGAGATCTATAATCTGGCCTGCCCCGCCTCGCCCATTCACTACCAGTTCGACCCCGTGCAGACCACCAAGACCAGCGTGCACGGCGCCATCAACATGCTGGGCCTGGCCAAGCGCGTGAAGGCCAAGATCATGCAGGCCTCCACCTCCGAGGTCTACGGCGACCCGCACGTGCATCCGCAGCCGGAGTCCTACTGGGGCAACGTCAACCCCATCGGCTACCGCTCCTGCTACGACGAGGGCAAGCGCTGCGCCGAGACCCTGTTCTTCGACTACCGCCGCCAGCACAACCTGCGCATCAAGGTCGTCCGCATCTTCAACACCTACGGCCCGCGCATGCACCCCAACGACGGCCGCGTGGTCTCCAACTTCATCGTCCAGGCCCTGCAGGGCAACCCGCTGACCGTCTACGGCGAAGGCCAGCAGACCCGCTCCTTCTGCTACGTGGACGACCTCATCGACGGCTTCGTGCGCTCCATGAAGACCGCCGACGAGTTCACCGGCCCCGTGAACCTGGGCAACCCCGGCGAGTTCACCATCATGGAACTGGCCCAGCTGGTCATCGAGTACACCGGCTCCAAGTCCAAGATCGAGTACCGCCCGCTGCCCTCCGACGACCCCAAGCAGCGTAAGCCGGACATCACCCTGGCCAAGCAGGCCCTGGGCTGGGAGCCCAAGGTCAAGCTGGCCGACGGCCTGAAGAAGACCATCGAATACTTTGACTGGTTTTTGAAAAGGAAATAAGACCGCTTCCGGCGCTTCCAGACCCCCGGCCCAGGCCGGGGGTCTGTGCCGTTGCGGGCCGGTTCCCGCCACGCGAGAGCGACACCCATCCCAAGGAGAAACCGGAGGCGGGCGCAAGGCCCGGCCCCTCCAGCAGCAGCGCATGTCCGACACCGTGCAGAAATCAATCGCCATCGTCGTCCCCG
This window encodes:
- a CDS encoding flavodoxin family protein, whose translation is MNVLAINGSPRKKWNTATLLENALEGAKSAGAACELAHLYDIDFKGCISCFECKKIGGKSYGRCIVQDGLTPVLEKAAAADALIVGSPVYFGAESGETRSFLERLMFPFTTYTPGYASIFPGKLATALVYTMNVKEEMLEQLAYDKFMGRMQATMNRIFGSCEVLLATDTYQFKDYGKYLSSVWDPVAKAKRREEVFPRDCAKAYELGKRLATGTAG
- a CDS encoding type II toxin-antitoxin system Phd/YefM family antitoxin, with amino-acid sequence METIYSNKTVSVTELKRNLSAILSEAGDDPVAVLNHNRPEAYLLSAAYYEKLLERLEDLEDARLVRERSDGPFVEVDIDGL
- a CDS encoding type II toxin-antitoxin system RelE family toxin, whose translation is MAYKLRFHELALKEWNKLDATLREQFKKKLRERLENPRVPASALRGMPDCYKIKLRTAGYRLVYRVEDDVVFVTVVAVGRRDNMRVYGKSLDRLPK
- a CDS encoding 50S ribosomal protein L11 methyltransferase, yielding MSKLLKTELVIPGTIDPFELEALGEDVAAWLSGNSLQGWEELVGPVTRDLTFRFYLEPESPLAAIIKDYAASRWPAATVSMESLEQQDWSAAWREFFTPIDIGGRFEVVPPWLADADHHGLEPIIIEPKMAFGTGHHATTALCLGGIADMVAKGRVKPGDTFLDLGTGSGILAIGLAKLGCKGIGADIDPQAVLCAAENLELNKLPASGEPDAPIRLVVGGLEALAPDAVFDCIVANILAQPLIDMAPYLLKHLKPGGALVLSGLLTTQAPAVALAYTRLGMPEPLRKDEGEWSGLFWV
- a CDS encoding UDP-glucuronic acid decarboxylase family protein, which encodes MHLNKRVLVTGGAGFLGSHLCERLLAEGCEVICLDNYFTGSKLNIQHLMDNANFELLRHDVTFPLFIEVDEIYNLACPASPIHYQFDPVQTTKTSVHGAINMLGLAKRVKAKIMQASTSEVYGDPHVHPQPESYWGNVNPIGYRSCYDEGKRCAETLFFDYRRQHNLRIKVVRIFNTYGPRMHPNDGRVVSNFIVQALQGNPLTVYGEGQQTRSFCYVDDLIDGFVRSMKTADEFTGPVNLGNPGEFTIMELAQLVIEYTGSKSKIEYRPLPSDDPKQRKPDITLAKQALGWEPKVKLADGLKKTIEYFDWFLKRK